One segment of Candidatus Blochmannia ocreatus DNA contains the following:
- a CDS encoding FtsX-like permease family protein, whose translation MILSLRIAFKLHRGIKNNALISLVSVISILGIIVGITMSIVTLSTINGFKYELGHRILAVIPHGEIRPAEGVCIDWKVILPRIKGIKDIIYANPYINFSGIIECNYKWHLVSIRSVYIDQNFCATSDLYDFVDKNSWNFFCKKTKQIILGKGLADFLGVTIGDWVSIAIDNNFFSQDNRYLCKKIFLQVAGVLNLQSQLDCNLAVISFLEAESYCNELFNIIGVEIKVNNIFTVNSVVQKIRKVLKEKVYIYSWIDNYGYIYKDIYMVYIIIYIIMILIVGISVFNVIATLILSIKHKQHDIAIFSALGAKAFFIESVFFWYGLLIYIISSILGSVLSILLSLNLNNLVIFIEKFLNKKIFLSKIYFIDFLPSKLDIWDILLILVLTLLFGITTSYYTVSKTIKSINLCQILK comes from the coding sequence ATGATACTATCATTACGAATTGCTTTTAAATTACACAGAGGTATAAAAAATAATGCACTAATATCTTTAGTATCTGTGATTTCTATTCTTGGGATTATAGTAGGTATTACTATGTCTATAGTAACGTTAAGCACAATAAATGGTTTTAAATATGAATTGGGTCATCGTATTTTGGCAGTGATTCCACATGGGGAGATTAGGCCAGCTGAAGGAGTTTGTATTGATTGGAAGGTTATTTTACCCCGTATTAAGGGTATTAAAGATATTATATATGCGAATCCTTACATTAATTTCTCCGGAATTATTGAGTGTAATTATAAGTGGCATTTAGTTAGTATTAGAAGTGTATATATTGATCAGAATTTTTGCGCGACGAGTGATCTATATGATTTTGTAGATAAAAATTCTTGGAATTTTTTCTGTAAAAAAACAAAACAAATTATTTTAGGAAAAGGATTAGCGGATTTTTTAGGTGTTACAATAGGAGATTGGGTTTCTATTGCAATTGATAATAATTTTTTTTCTCAAGATAACCGTTATCTATGCAAAAAAATATTTTTACAAGTAGCTGGAGTGTTAAATTTGCAGAGCCAATTAGATTGTAATCTTGCAGTTATATCTTTTTTAGAGGCAGAAAGTTATTGTAATGAGTTGTTTAATATTATAGGAGTAGAGATTAAAGTAAATAATATTTTTACAGTTAATAGTGTTGTACAGAAAATTAGAAAAGTTTTAAAAGAAAAAGTATATATTTACAGTTGGATAGATAATTATGGATATATTTATAAGGATATTTATATGGTATATATTATTATATATATAATAATGATTTTAATTGTGGGAATTTCTGTGTTTAATGTTATTGCAACGCTTATTTTGTCAATAAAACACAAACAGCACGACATTGCAATATTTAGTGCATTAGGGGCTAAGGCTTTTTTTATAGAAAGTGTTTTTTTTTGGTATGGATTACTTATTTATATAATTTCTAGTATTTTAGGATCTGTATTAAGTATATTACTATCTTTAAATTTAAATAACTTAGTTATATTTATTGAGAAATTTTTAAATAAAAAAATTTTTTTATCAAAAATTTATTTTATTGATTTTTTGCCTTCTAAACTAGATATCTGGGATATACTACTGATATTAGTATTAACATTATTGTTTGGTATAACAACTAGTTATTATACAGTATCAAAAACAATAAAATCAATAAATTTATGTCAAATATTAAAATAA
- a CDS encoding ABC transporter ATP-binding protein — protein sequence MTNISLLHCIQLTKYYKVANSLVKVLDGVTLSIQSNQMISVIGISGSGKSTLLHLLGGLDHPTSGTIFFKGYALHDLSDSTRAMIRNKFLGFIYQSHHLLLDFNIVENVAMPLLIGGMEYKKAKDKAYCALESVGLKNRVNFFPSELSGGENQRVTIARALINNPDLILADEPTGNLDQKNSNSIFKLLKKINVNYGTTFLIATHDLNLAKKCHKILTISNGKLVTCTRIHQDMVV from the coding sequence ATGACTAATATTTCATTATTGCATTGCATTCAGTTAACTAAATATTATAAGGTTGCTAATTCTTTAGTTAAAGTATTAGATGGTGTTACTTTAAGTATACAAAGTAATCAAATGATTTCTGTTATTGGGATATCAGGTTCTGGCAAAAGTACATTGTTGCATTTATTAGGGGGATTAGATCATCCTACTTCTGGAACCATATTTTTTAAAGGATATGCGTTACATGATTTATCTGATAGCACACGTGCTATGATACGTAATAAGTTTTTAGGTTTTATTTATCAATCCCATCATTTATTGCTAGATTTTAATATAGTAGAGAATGTAGCGATGCCTTTATTAATTGGAGGTATGGAGTATAAAAAAGCAAAAGATAAGGCATATTGTGCATTGGAATCCGTTGGATTAAAAAATCGTGTTAATTTTTTTCCGTCTGAATTATCTGGAGGAGAAAATCAACGAGTTACTATAGCTAGAGCATTAATAAATAATCCAGATTTAATTTTAGCAGATGAACCTACTGGTAATTTAGATCAAAAAAATTCGAATAGTATTTTTAAGTTGTTAAAAAAAATTAATGTTAATTATGGAACAACTTTTTTAATTGCTACACATGATTTAAATTTAGCTAAAAAATGTCATAAAATATTAACGATATCTAATGGAAAGTTGGTAACTTGTACACGTATCCATCAGGATATGGTTGTGTAG
- a CDS encoding FtsX-like permease family protein: MARLTVLFTIALRYVWGKSINKFSRYIYWTSGFAVALGVMAMIVVSSVLNGFENEFKKDLLNFIPHILLTNLAGYVSIVNKPSVIFNDLNNEVSLKPLVISNVILQSNRQLACGIMLGIDPNNCEPLSDYIDSKYIRALVLGKYYIIIGSSIAKALGVCVNDQIRLIVPSVIQITPIGCIPSQRLFTVLNIYTDITEEVGYSDRILVNYSDAAVLMHYPFQCITGWHIWLHDPFLIYKKNYLGFSKDWIYKDWKEYKGSLFQAIKIEKNIMSLLLSIIIVTASFNIIAFLVLLISEKQIEIAVLRTYGITRVQILLIFIIQGMSNGVFGIILGTGLGIFLAKNLNQILYLLRVFPAVYQLPIELWYFQVLSIIFMTFSIIFLVTLYPAWKAASVYPAKILRYD; the protein is encoded by the coding sequence ATGGCTCGACTAACTGTGTTATTCACAATAGCATTACGTTATGTGTGGGGCAAATCAATCAATAAATTTAGTCGGTATATTTATTGGACATCTGGTTTTGCGGTCGCATTAGGTGTAATGGCAATGATTGTTGTGTCATCTGTATTAAATGGATTTGAGAATGAATTTAAGAAAGATCTTTTGAATTTTATTCCCCATATATTACTTACGAATTTAGCAGGTTATGTTAGCATTGTTAATAAGCCAAGTGTAATATTTAATGATTTAAATAATGAAGTATCATTAAAACCATTAGTTATATCTAATGTCATACTGCAGAGTAATAGACAGTTAGCTTGTGGAATAATGTTAGGAATTGATCCAAATAACTGTGAGCCTTTATCAGATTATATCGATAGTAAATATATACGGGCATTAGTTTTAGGCAAGTATTATATAATTATTGGATCATCAATAGCTAAAGCACTTGGTGTATGTGTAAATGATCAAATTCGATTAATTGTTCCTTCTGTAATACAAATTACTCCTATTGGTTGTATTCCGAGTCAGCGTTTGTTTACAGTATTAAATATTTATACTGATATTACTGAAGAGGTTGGTTATTCTGATCGAATATTAGTAAATTACTCGGATGCTGCTGTTTTAATGCATTATCCGTTTCAGTGTATTACTGGCTGGCACATATGGTTGCATGATCCATTTTTAATTTACAAAAAAAATTATTTAGGTTTTTCCAAGGATTGGATTTATAAAGATTGGAAAGAATATAAGGGATCATTATTTCAAGCAATAAAAATAGAAAAAAATATCATGTCTTTATTATTAAGTATTATTATAGTGACAGCAAGTTTTAATATTATTGCATTTTTAGTGTTGTTAATTTCGGAAAAACAAATAGAAATTGCTGTGTTGCGAACATATGGTATAACTCGTGTACAGATTTTATTAATTTTTATAATTCAGGGTATGAGCAATGGTGTATTTGGCATTATATTAGGAACAGGGTTAGGGATTTTTTTAGCTAAAAATTTAAATCAAATATTGTATTTATTAAGAGTGTTTCCTGCTGTTTATCAGCTTCCTATAGAATTATGGTATTTTCAAGTGTTGAGTATAATTTTTATGACATTTTCCATAATTTTTTTAGTTACTTTATATCCTGCATGGAAGGCGGCGTCTGTTTACCCCGCTAAAATATTACGTTATGACTAA
- a CDS encoding penicillin-binding protein activator LpoB has translation MVFFCNGVGMSSKNIDLLCTTPVVLSPKKISLVDWKPILLNILKKNLFFDILEKDSVLLVNIIKNNTNGILQIYNITNTLIQCIIENVKSYSVINMDTLYYAYRIFGVFPEYNENSYNFSIKIANYLKANYVLYSIACGNADKPNLEFQLISVKSGEIIYVMYGAA, from the coding sequence ATGGTTTTTTTTTGTAACGGCGTCGGTATGTCCAGTAAAAATATAGATTTGTTATGTACAACGCCAGTTGTTTTATCGCCAAAAAAAATTAGTTTAGTCGATTGGAAACCAATTTTATTAAATATTTTAAAAAAAAATCTTTTTTTTGATATCCTTGAAAAGGATAGTGTGTTGTTAGTAAATATTATAAAAAATAATACTAATGGTATATTACAAATATATAATATTACCAACACATTAATTCAATGTATAATAGAGAACGTTAAAAGTTATAGCGTTATCAACATGGATACGTTATATTATGCTTACCGAATATTTGGCGTATTTCCAGAATATAATGAAAATTCTTACAATTTTTCGATAAAAATTGCAAATTATTTAAAAGCTAATTATGTATTATATAGCATTGCATGTGGAAATGCAGACAAACCGAATTTAGAGTTTCAGTTAATATCAGTAAAATCCGGAGAAATAATATATGTTATGTATGGTGCTGCATAG
- a CDS encoding HIT domain-containing protein translates to MKKDNIFIDIITGKIKTDILYQDDLVTAFHDKNPKAPVHVLIVPNKLIPTVNDVTDQDEQMLGRLFTVAAKIAKFNNIHNSGYRLIINCNYHSGQEVYHIHMHLLGGQFLGPLLSII, encoded by the coding sequence ATGAAAAAAGATAATATTTTTATAGACATTATTACTGGAAAAATAAAAACAGACATCCTGTATCAGGATGATTTAGTGACTGCATTTCATGATAAGAATCCCAAAGCACCTGTTCATGTATTAATTGTGCCTAATAAATTAATTCCTACAGTTAACGATGTTACTGACCAAGATGAACAGATGTTAGGCAGATTATTTACAGTAGCAGCGAAAATAGCAAAATTTAATAATATACATAATTCAGGTTATCGTTTGATAATTAACTGTAATTACCATTCTGGTCAAGAAGTGTATCATATTCATATGCATTTATTAGGTGGTCAGTTTTTAGGTCCTTTATTATCAATCATATAA
- a CDS encoding YchF/TatD family DNA exonuclease, which yields MFLVDSHCHLNKLNYTSIHANVSDALNKANKKGVNLFLSVSTVMSDYDNMVKLVGCRKDVVFSCGVHPTCVFNEINFSSDMLYILSSKTNVVAIGETGLDYYHSSNVQDKIKQKKVFQEHIHVAKSIKKPIIVHSRNSIQDTIVILRKEKAIECSGVLHCFSEDLENARLLLNLNFYISFSGMVTFNKFYMLREVIKYVPIDRILLETDSPYLTPVPYRGLENQPAYVYEIAKYVAHIKNVDLDELAMVTTKNFFALFQLES from the coding sequence ATGTTTTTAGTAGATTCGCATTGTCATTTAAATAAATTAAATTATACAAGTATTCATGCTAATGTTTCAGACGCTTTAAATAAAGCAAATAAAAAAGGGGTAAATTTATTTTTGTCAGTCAGTACTGTGATGTCGGATTATGATAATATGGTGAAACTTGTAGGATGTAGGAAAGATGTTGTGTTTTCTTGTGGAGTACATCCTACTTGTGTGTTTAATGAAATAAATTTTAGTAGTGATATGTTATATATTTTATCATCTAAAACAAATGTTGTTGCTATTGGAGAAACTGGTTTAGATTATTATCATAGTTCGAATGTGCAGGATAAAATAAAACAAAAAAAAGTGTTTCAAGAGCATATTCATGTTGCTAAGTCAATAAAGAAACCAATTATTGTGCATAGTCGTAATTCTATTCAAGATACCATTGTTATATTGCGTAAAGAAAAGGCTATAGAGTGCAGCGGTGTATTGCATTGTTTTAGTGAAGATTTAGAAAATGCAAGATTGTTATTAAATCTTAATTTTTATATATCTTTTTCTGGTATGGTAACATTTAATAAATTTTATATGTTGAGAGAAGTAATTAAATATGTTCCTATAGATCGAATTTTATTAGAAACGGATTCTCCGTATCTCACTCCAGTTCCATATCGTGGTTTGGAAAACCAGCCAGCTTACGTATATGAAATTGCTAAATATGTAGCACATATAAAGAATGTGGATCTTGATGAATTAGCTATGGTTACTACAAAAAATTTTTTTGCTTTATTTCAGTTAGAATCTTAA